The Fundidesulfovibrio magnetotacticus genome has a window encoding:
- a CDS encoding B12-binding domain-containing radical SAM protein, producing MRDRLRVALCDLRHTTCGIHSTYVPIGIGYIGAHLIGTFGSDKIDLRLYTDVDTLMNDIQSWRPEVVGVSNYCWNSNLSYSMLAFAKKVNPETLCVMGGPDVPDEPGECLEYMTQRPALDFYVHDHFNGEQSFVDLVQAVYFGPSGLAGVQEAPTLGSMCISPSTRQLLRGERQKINKKLDFIASPYLMGILDKWLSDKYVPSLQTTRGCPYFCAYCHTGSNLKGHAEFSAERIKREIDYIFARTSKINSNRLAIFDSNFGTTKHDYEIAEHLQKYVLETNWPLFIDSETSKVNPDRAFAITKMLGHRFRYGLSRQTMNKTTEAIIKRTNIPLDKCFSIARELKVMGQDPIVCEIIVPMPEETLASYIDGQRQLVDAGINPGATYTTMMLKGTPLASPEFRARYGMKTKYRLLPRQFGEYDGKRVFEIEEVCIATNTLSFEDYKYIRIFTLLVETVCCEQMSFILRHAREAGVGMFDYTLALCDDIVKGLSPMSPIFEAFIDETRSELFDSPQAIQDFFSTDENFNALLAGKLGDNLIRKYLSKIFFQDWNILVDYFYNKLLAMAHDRLSANDRECLDAARRFAQRTMRLNRLFVDASAVNESTSMVLPCDVLAWHTNPSAKLTDYHRPAEYVLGYDKEHCLKLIDELRNIHKTSDPEHLVGNLLWRNWKVREFWAFKQIN from the coding sequence ATGCGTGACAGACTCAGAGTCGCACTGTGCGATCTTCGCCACACCACCTGTGGCATCCACTCCACCTATGTACCCATCGGCATCGGCTACATCGGCGCACACTTGATTGGAACGTTCGGCTCCGACAAGATAGATCTGCGCCTCTATACCGATGTCGACACCCTGATGAACGACATCCAGTCATGGCGTCCCGAGGTGGTGGGGGTCTCTAACTATTGCTGGAACTCCAATCTGTCCTACAGCATGCTCGCCTTCGCCAAGAAGGTGAACCCGGAGACGCTCTGTGTCATGGGCGGGCCGGACGTTCCCGACGAACCCGGCGAGTGCCTGGAATACATGACCCAGCGCCCCGCCCTGGATTTCTACGTTCACGATCACTTCAACGGGGAGCAATCCTTCGTCGATCTCGTGCAGGCGGTTTATTTCGGACCGTCGGGCCTGGCTGGCGTCCAGGAAGCCCCTACTCTGGGGAGCATGTGCATCTCGCCTTCCACGCGCCAACTGCTTCGCGGAGAGCGCCAGAAAATCAACAAGAAACTAGACTTCATCGCCTCGCCGTATCTCATGGGCATTCTGGACAAGTGGCTCTCCGACAAATACGTCCCGTCACTCCAAACGACCAGAGGCTGCCCCTATTTCTGCGCCTATTGCCATACGGGCTCCAACCTGAAGGGACATGCCGAATTCAGCGCGGAACGCATCAAGCGGGAAATTGATTACATCTTCGCCAGGACCTCGAAGATCAACAGCAACAGACTGGCTATCTTCGATTCAAACTTCGGCACCACGAAGCACGACTACGAGATCGCCGAACACCTGCAAAAGTACGTCCTCGAAACGAACTGGCCCCTCTTCATCGATTCGGAAACATCCAAGGTCAATCCGGACAGGGCCTTCGCCATCACGAAAATGCTCGGCCACCGGTTCAGGTATGGTCTCTCCCGACAGACCATGAACAAGACCACTGAGGCGATCATCAAAAGGACCAACATTCCGTTGGACAAGTGTTTTTCCATTGCCCGGGAACTCAAGGTCATGGGACAAGATCCCATCGTTTGCGAGATCATCGTGCCCATGCCTGAAGAGACCCTGGCCTCCTACATCGATGGGCAGAGACAACTAGTGGACGCCGGCATCAACCCCGGAGCCACGTACACCACCATGATGCTCAAGGGCACCCCCCTCGCTTCACCCGAGTTTCGAGCGCGCTACGGCATGAAAACCAAATACCGCCTTCTCCCTCGCCAATTTGGAGAATACGACGGGAAGCGGGTCTTCGAGATCGAAGAAGTGTGCATAGCAACCAACACACTCTCGTTCGAGGATTACAAGTACATCCGCATCTTCACCCTGCTTGTGGAAACCGTCTGTTGCGAGCAAATGTCCTTCATCCTGCGGCATGCCCGGGAAGCCGGAGTGGGCATGTTCGACTACACCTTGGCTCTGTGTGACGACATAGTGAAAGGCCTCTCCCCCATGTCGCCCATCTTCGAGGCCTTCATCGACGAGACACGCTCCGAACTCTTCGACTCCCCACAGGCCATCCAAGACTTCTTCTCCACCGACGAAAATTTCAATGCCCTTCTCGCGGGGAAACTCGGCGACAACCTCATTCGCAAGTATCTGAGCAAGATCTTCTTCCAAGACTGGAACATTCTTGTGGATTATTTCTACAACAAGCTCCTTGCAATGGCCCATGATCGGCTCTCCGCCAATGACAGGGAATGCCTTGACGCAGCACGCCGCTTCGCTCAGCGGACCATGCGCCTCAACCGCCTTTTCGTCGACGCTTCGGCCGTGAACGAATCCACCAGCATGGTCCTGCCGTGCGATGTCCTTGCCTGGCACACAAACCCCTCGGCCAAGCTCACCGACTACCACAGACCGGCAGAATACGTCTTGGGTTACGACAAGGAACACTGCCTCAAGCTCATCGATGAACTCCGCAACATCCACAAGACCTCGGACCCCGAACATCTCGTGGGCAACCTGTTGTGGCGCAACTGGAAGGTCAGGGAATTCTGGGCATTCAAGCAGATTAACTAG
- the nadC gene encoding carboxylating nicotinate-nucleotide diphosphorylase, whose translation MTSFQDFFTGKALAFLHRAADLALDEDGPDLTARAVFSPTDRLTARIRAKEPTLVAGLPMADVVFERMGILEAVARVYHAQDGDLALPDGASPPCSEAARRARRGPVVAVFEGPAEGLLKAERVILNFLCHLSGIANLTARYVSALEGSRTRLLDTRKTLPGLRYPEKYAVRVGGGHNHRMDLAVMLMLKDNHVDRAGGVPQAVEAVRRSLPRDCPPLEVECRSLDEVRQAVALRPERIMLDNMDMETMRHALETIPPGIETELSGGVSLEQLPQLARLGADFVSVGRITHSAPYADYSMQLDKA comes from the coding sequence ATGACTTCCTTCCAGGACTTCTTCACCGGCAAGGCCCTGGCCTTCCTCCACCGCGCCGCGGACCTGGCCTTGGACGAGGACGGCCCCGACCTCACCGCACGCGCCGTCTTCTCACCCACGGACCGCCTCACGGCCCGCATCCGCGCCAAGGAACCCACGCTCGTGGCGGGCCTGCCCATGGCCGACGTGGTCTTCGAGCGCATGGGCATCCTGGAGGCAGTGGCCCGGGTCTACCACGCCCAGGACGGCGATCTGGCCCTGCCCGACGGGGCGTCGCCCCCCTGTTCCGAGGCGGCCCGGCGCGCCCGGCGCGGCCCCGTGGTGGCCGTGTTCGAAGGCCCGGCCGAGGGCCTGCTCAAGGCGGAACGGGTTATCCTCAACTTCCTGTGCCACCTCTCGGGCATCGCCAACCTCACGGCCCGCTACGTCTCGGCCCTGGAGGGCTCGCGCACCCGCCTGCTGGACACCCGCAAGACCCTTCCCGGCCTGCGCTACCCCGAAAAATACGCCGTGCGCGTGGGCGGCGGCCACAACCATCGCATGGACCTGGCCGTGATGCTCATGCTCAAGGACAACCACGTGGACCGCGCCGGGGGCGTGCCCCAGGCCGTGGAGGCCGTGCGCCGCTCCCTGCCCCGGGACTGCCCGCCCCTGGAGGTGGAATGCCGCTCCCTGGACGAGGTGCGCCAAGCCGTGGCCCTGCGGCCCGAACGCATCATGCTCGACAACATGGACATGGAAACCATGCGCCATGCCCTGGAGACCATCCCGCCGGGCATCGAGACCGAACTCTCCGGCGGTGTGAGCCTGGAACAGCTTCCCCAACTGGCCCGCCTGGGGGCGGATTTCGTCTCCGTGGGCCGAATCACCCACTCCGCTCCCTACGCGGACTACAGCATGCAACTGGACAAGGCCTGA
- the nadA gene encoding quinolinate synthase NadA, with protein MSDSKDFDTIESVRARLGKDLVILAHHYMSDAVARHADHTGDSLELSRRVPGLEARYIVFCGVFFMAETAAILAKPGQKVLIPEMNSRCVMSDMAPAWLAAKVLDRLEEGGLTATPLTYVNSSAAVKALVGARGGSVCTSANAKTMLSWAMARGGHTLFLPDVRLGLNAADWIALPKEDRNILDIREHGQAIDLERARRAKLLLWPGQCVIHSRFKPESIRKARAESPGCLVVVHPECHPNTVALADACGSTSLIIRFVAEAPEGSTVYVGTEFNLVNRLAQQYSGVKVVRPLLHSTCSNMEKITEPNLARLLENLDGSPSVEVDEALKEPAKLALQRMLDACAPKKG; from the coding sequence ATGAGCGATTCCAAAGACTTCGACACCATCGAGAGCGTCCGCGCCCGCCTGGGCAAGGATCTGGTCATCCTGGCCCACCACTACATGTCCGACGCCGTGGCCCGCCACGCCGACCACACCGGCGACTCCCTGGAACTCTCCCGCCGCGTGCCTGGCCTGGAGGCCCGCTACATCGTTTTCTGCGGGGTATTCTTCATGGCCGAGACGGCGGCCATCCTGGCCAAGCCCGGCCAGAAGGTGCTCATCCCGGAGATGAACTCCCGCTGCGTCATGTCGGACATGGCCCCGGCCTGGCTGGCCGCCAAGGTGCTGGACCGCCTGGAAGAAGGCGGCCTGACGGCCACGCCCCTCACCTACGTGAACTCCTCGGCGGCCGTGAAGGCCCTGGTGGGCGCGCGCGGCGGCTCGGTGTGCACCTCGGCCAACGCCAAGACCATGCTCTCCTGGGCCATGGCCCGGGGCGGCCACACCCTCTTTCTCCCCGACGTGCGCCTGGGCCTCAATGCCGCTGACTGGATCGCCCTGCCCAAGGAAGACCGCAACATCCTGGACATCCGCGAGCACGGCCAGGCCATCGACCTGGAACGCGCCCGCCGCGCGAAGCTCCTGCTGTGGCCCGGCCAGTGCGTCATCCACTCGCGCTTCAAGCCCGAATCCATCCGCAAGGCCCGTGCCGAATCGCCCGGCTGTCTGGTGGTGGTGCACCCCGAATGCCACCCCAACACCGTGGCCCTGGCCGACGCCTGCGGCTCCACGTCGCTGATCATCCGCTTCGTGGCCGAAGCCCCCGAGGGTTCCACCGTCTACGTGGGCACCGAATTCAACCTGGTGAACCGCCTGGCCCAACAGTACAGCGGCGTGAAGGTGGTGCGCCCGCTGCTCCACTCCACCTGCTCCAACATGGAGAAGATCACCGAGCCCAACCTCGCCAGGCTTCTGGAAAACCTGGACGGTTCGCCCTCGGTGGAGGTGGACGAAGCCCTCAAGGAACCGGCGAAGCTGGCCCTGCAACGCATGCTGGACGCCTGCGCGCCGAAGAAAGGCTGA
- a CDS encoding aminoacyl-tRNA deacylase — MAKPPATPATQLLKARKVAFTARPYDYVDHGGTGRAASELGVDEHAVVKTLVFEDESGRPFLVLMHGDREVSLKELARQMGVKSVTPCAPEAAQRHTGYLVGGISPFATRKPLPVCLEKSILALPRVLVNAGRRGVLVEIEPRVFQELLSVTPVEAGR, encoded by the coding sequence GTGGCCAAGCCCCCGGCCACCCCGGCCACCCAGTTGCTCAAGGCCCGCAAGGTGGCCTTCACGGCCAGGCCCTACGACTACGTGGACCACGGCGGCACCGGACGCGCCGCCAGCGAGTTGGGCGTGGACGAGCACGCCGTGGTGAAGACCCTGGTCTTCGAGGACGAATCCGGGCGGCCGTTCCTCGTGCTCATGCACGGCGACCGCGAGGTGTCGCTCAAGGAGCTGGCCCGCCAGATGGGTGTGAAGTCCGTTACGCCCTGCGCGCCGGAGGCCGCCCAGCGCCACACCGGCTATCTGGTGGGGGGCATCTCGCCTTTCGCCACGCGCAAGCCCTTGCCGGTGTGCTTGGAAAAGAGCATCCTCGCCCTGCCCCGCGTGCTGGTGAACGCGGGGCGGCGCGGCGTGCTGGTGGAAATCGAGCCCCGCGTGTTCCAGGAACTTCTGTCCGTCACGCCAGTCGAGGCGGGCCGCTAG
- the nadB gene encoding L-aspartate oxidase — MYQFRSKTQVLVIGSGSAGCAAALTLADKGFEVTLLSAGDKLTDGNSALAQGGIVHTGPGDSPKLLERDILTCGANHNHLAAVRHLARKGPEVVSQLLIDKLAVPFERGRDGQYHLTKEGGHSLPRIVHCADSTGRSIMECMVRAVEAHPNITVLTRRTAVDVLTSHHHASLMEYKYHLVNQALGAYVFNEATGVVETILADYTILATGGVGQIYLHTTNTRACVGSALAMAYRCGARFLNMEYIQFHPTSLFHRADRRFLITEAMRGEGARLVNARGEAFMPRYDARADLAPRDIVTRAIMEELLRSGEDCVFLDAANHVDDVARRFPGIAAKCAEIGIDIAREPIPVVPAEHYSCGGVLVDVYGRTTVDRLYAVGECSCTGVHGANRMASTSLLECIVWGVGAGAYIGHRYASKPKLPKKLLDSIPDWVSPGQDRNEDPALVAQDWTTIKSTMWNYVGIHRTASRLKRAFEDLRDLNVHLHDFYRETPLSKPIVDLFHGCQAAYIITLLAMRNTRSLGCHYRVN, encoded by the coding sequence ATGTACCAATTCCGCAGCAAGACACAGGTCCTGGTCATCGGTTCCGGCTCGGCGGGCTGCGCCGCCGCCCTGACCCTGGCGGACAAGGGCTTCGAGGTCACGCTCCTCAGCGCCGGCGACAAGCTCACCGACGGCAACTCGGCCCTGGCCCAGGGCGGCATCGTGCACACCGGCCCCGGCGACTCGCCCAAGCTCCTGGAGCGCGACATCCTCACCTGCGGGGCCAACCACAACCACCTGGCCGCCGTGCGCCACCTGGCCCGCAAGGGGCCGGAGGTGGTGTCCCAGCTGCTCATCGACAAGCTCGCCGTGCCCTTCGAGCGCGGCCGCGACGGCCAGTACCACCTCACCAAGGAGGGCGGCCACAGTCTGCCGCGCATCGTGCACTGCGCCGACTCAACGGGCCGCTCCATCATGGAATGCATGGTCCGGGCCGTGGAGGCCCACCCCAACATCACCGTGCTCACCCGGCGCACGGCCGTGGACGTGCTCACCTCGCACCACCACGCCTCGCTCATGGAGTACAAGTACCATCTGGTGAACCAGGCCCTGGGGGCCTACGTGTTCAACGAAGCAACCGGCGTGGTGGAGACCATCCTGGCCGACTACACCATCCTGGCCACGGGCGGCGTGGGGCAGATCTACCTGCACACCACCAACACCCGGGCCTGCGTGGGCTCGGCCCTGGCCATGGCCTACCGCTGCGGCGCGCGCTTCCTGAACATGGAGTACATCCAGTTCCACCCCACTTCGCTCTTCCACCGCGCCGACCGCCGCTTCCTGATCACCGAGGCCATGCGCGGCGAGGGGGCCAGGCTCGTCAACGCGCGCGGCGAGGCCTTCATGCCCCGCTACGACGCCCGCGCCGACTTGGCCCCGCGCGACATCGTAACCCGGGCCATCATGGAAGAGCTCCTGCGCTCCGGCGAGGACTGCGTGTTCCTCGACGCCGCCAACCACGTGGACGACGTGGCGCGCCGCTTCCCCGGCATCGCCGCCAAGTGCGCCGAGATCGGCATCGACATCGCCCGCGAGCCCATCCCCGTGGTCCCCGCCGAGCACTACTCCTGCGGCGGCGTGCTCGTGGACGTGTATGGCCGCACCACCGTGGACCGCCTCTACGCCGTGGGCGAGTGCAGTTGCACCGGCGTGCACGGGGCCAACCGCATGGCCTCCACCTCGCTCCTGGAATGCATCGTCTGGGGCGTGGGCGCGGGAGCCTACATCGGCCACCGCTACGCCTCCAAGCCCAAACTCCCCAAGAAACTCCTGGACTCCATCCCCGACTGGGTCTCACCCGGCCAGGACCGCAACGAGGACCCCGCCCTCGTGGCCCAGGACTGGACCACCATCAAGTCCACCATGTGGAACTACGTGGGCATCCACCGCACGGCCTCGCGCCTTAAGCGCGCCTTCGAGGACCTGCGGGACCTCAACGTCCACCTGCACGACTTCTACCGCGAGACGCCCCTCTCCAAGCCCATCGTGGACCTCTTCCACGGCTGCCAGGCCGCCTACATCATCACGCTCCTGGCCATGCGCAACACCCGGAGCCTGGGCTGCCACTACCGCGTGAACTGA